AGAGGTGTGGACTATCGTGGTACAAAGCATGGCTCGGGTTGCAGTTATACCACGCCACACACTTACACTTGTGCATTTGTAGCTACACTGGGATCTCATCCTGCACCTACATTTCCGACAGCAGGATACACAGGTACTCAGCACTACTTGTTCGCCTTGGCCCCCGCGCGGATCGCGTACTCTTCAAGCACCATCCACACATCGGAGAACTCGGCATAAGCACGCGCACGGTCGGCATCCGGCCTGGCAATCACTtcgtacgccgcgcccgcgccgccgttcTTGCGTGCGTTCGCAATGGTGTCCTCAaacgacggcgccgagccgctctGTGCACACTCCCACACCCAGCGCGCACggtacgcggcgccgaccgagcAAAAGTTGTAGGCGACATGTTCGTTCGAGTCCGCCGAGCGCCCCTGGATGACTGGGCGTGCAACTTCGCACCCCAGTACGTTCGCAAGGACCTGGCACAGCGTGCGGTTCTCTGCCGCGCCACCGACGACGTACACgcgctcaaggcgctgctcggccgccttggACGCGGCGAGGACCTGGGCGATGCGCATGCGAAAGTCGAGGAACTGGCTCTGGACCATGGCCATGGCATTGCTGCGGGGGTCGGTGAACTCGTCCACCTGCTCCCACTCGcggtccttgcgctggtAACGGTGCGTGCCCCGCGCGTCCCACGGGAGGATTTCCGGGCGGAGCCAGTAGAAGCCGACGCCTTCGGAgcccggcgcacgctgcgcactcGACTCGATCGCCTGGTCAAACGTGTTCCAAGACCCGTCGCAGTAGGTGTTGCGCACCCACTCGCGGGCCAGCGACCCGTTCTTGTACACAAACATGAGGAAGTAGGGAGCGGTGGCGTTCGCCGAGCGATCGccgtcgcgtgcggcgggGTGCGCAAACGTGTGGTACTGTGCATCCGGCACGTATGCGTTGCTCGGCAAAAGAATGGTGTCTGATGTGCCCAGCGAGAGCACTGCCTCGCCGAAGCGCGGCGTGAGGCACTGCAGCGTCGCGGGGTTGTCGCCCGTCGCCTGGCACACGAGACAGTCGCGCGCAAAGCCGTAGCGGCGCTGGAGCCACTGGCCAATGTGCCCCACCGGCTCTGCCGGGTCCGCGAGCACCGGCCCcagcatgcgctcgagcgtcgcgcggccgccacACGCCGTGGTGCCCGAGTGGATGCGTCCCTCGCTGTCAAGGCGCGTCTCTTTCGAGATGTACTGCAGGATCGgtgcgctccagcgcggcggctgggCGCTCATGTCCCACAGGTTCATGccgcacgcgtcgctcttGTCGAGCGGAGCCATGCCGTTCTTGGTCACGACCGAACCTGCGCAGAGGAGCGACGTGAGGAAGTTGCTC
This region of Malassezia japonica chromosome 8, complete sequence genomic DNA includes:
- a CDS encoding xylulokinase (EggNog:ENOG503NUTT; COG:G; BUSCO:EOG09261HZD), whose product is MSRALFLGLDLSTQALKASLLDANLQGIDEAQVRFDTDLDEFHTQGGILPKGDKLLDTPDAAAAPVAMYVAALDKLMDRIVHERKWPVERIAAISSAGQQHASVYFTHDAAKRLAGVSPEKPLAPQLGRGVFSRAIVPNWQDATTLEECDELMRVANAAFGEKHVPALCRVTGSIAHTRFTAAQILRWRKNKTEQYTNTAYITLVSNFLTSLLCAGSVVTKNGMAPLDKSDACGMNLWDMSAQPPRWSAPILQYISKETRLDSEGRIHSGTTACGGRATLERMLGPVLADPAEPVGHIGQWLQRRYGFARDCLVCQATGDNPATLQCLTPRFGEAVLSLGTSDTILLPSNAYVPDAQYHTFAHPAARDGDRSANATAPYFLMFVYKNGSLAREWVRNTYCDGSWNTFDQAIESSAQRAPGSEGVGFYWLRPEILPWDARGTHRYQRKDREWEQVDEFTDPRSNAMAMVQSQFLDFRMRIAQVLAASKAAEQRLERVYVVGGAAENRTLCQVLANVLGCEVARPVIQGRSADSNEHVAYNFCSVGAAYRARWVWECAQSGSAPSFEDTIANARKNGGAGAAYEVIARPDADRARAYAEFSDVWMVLEEYAIRAGAKANK